Genomic DNA from Desulfovibrio sp.:
GGCCATGGCCTCGTCGTCGCCCATGGAAAGCGCGTTCACGACCTTGCCGTTAAGGCAGATAAAGGCCAACGCGCAGAGCATGAGCGGGGCCCCCCATGCAAGGTGGCGCGGCTCTGTGCGCGAAAGCGAACCCATGAGCCAGAAAACAATTTCGGGCAACTGCCTGTTGGGGTCTGCCACGTACTGCACAAGCGAGGTCAGGGCCACAAAAAAGGAGCTGCTCACCATACCGCCGATGAGCAGGGCAAGAAAACGCGCCTTTGGGTAAAGCATGGAAAAAAACAGGGCAAGGCCCACACCCAGCGCGCCGCCAATAAATGCCAGCACCTGCGTGGCCGCCATGGATGAAAAAGCCAGAATGCCCACGGCCCCGCCAAAAGCCGCCCCGTGCTGCACCCCAAGAATACCGGGCGACACCAGCGGATTCTGAAACATGGCCTGATACACGCTGCCAGATACCGCAAGGCTTGCGCCCACCAGCAGAGCTGTGACAATGCGCGGCAGCCGCAGATTAAAAAACAGAAACAGCACTTGTTTTTGATCCGGGCTGAGCGTGTTTCCAGCCCATGCATCGGCAAGCGCGCGGCAGAGTGCGCCCATGTCCAGAGGGTAGCGCCCCATGTGCAGCGAAAGCAGCACCGCGGCAACCAGCATCACCCCCAGCCAGAGCAAAATTTTTTCAGAACGTGCCATAAGGTTCAAAAAGCTCGCTTATCTGCGCATCGTTCATATCCAGATTAAAAAACAGTTTCATGAATCGGCGGCTCTCAGCCTTGATGTCCACGGCGTACAGATCGGGATGCAACAGATTTGCCAGCCATTGCACGCCCATGAGCCGCATGTAGGTTGCGGGGCGCTCTATCCAGCTGAAGGGGCCGCGCGGGATAAAATACACCCTGCCCGCCTGCACCGCAGGCAAGGCCGACCATTGGGGGTCCGTACGTATGCGGCGCATAAGATTGGGGTGGAATACCAGCACCACATCCGGATTGTAGGCCATGACCTGTTCAAACGTGACCTTGAGCTGGGCGTTTTCCGTGCCTGGCGGGCACATGTGCACACTGTCCGCGCCTGCGGCTTCAAGCACCTCCGAACGCTCGGAATCCTTACAGACCGAGGCAAGCCCGTTGGCTTCCAGCGCCACATACACGCGCGTGCGCCGCTCTGCTGGCAGATTTTTCATGGCTGCCGCCACCCGGTTCAGCGTTGCGTCAGCATAGGCCGCAAGGCTCTGCCCGCGCTGTTCGCGATTATACAGCCGCCCCATTGTCAAAAAACAGGCCGCCATATCCTTCATGCTGCCGCCCGGAGCGCTGGATACCTGCATGCCAAGGCTGGTCAGGGTCTGCTCTATGGGCAAATGGTCGTGCATGCTCATGGAAAGGTAAAAGGCCTTTTTGATGCCGCTTGCCAGCAGCATTTCCCTGTCAGGAATAAATCCCTGCCCGTACCAGCCGCCCAAGATGGGCAGATCGTGATACTGGGGGGGAATAAATTTTTTTTCATAATCCCGCAGAGGGGTGTTCCAGGCTGCAAGCAGCTCCGGAGCAAAGGCATAGAGCGTGAAGGCCGAGGGCGGCGTGGGGCAATAGACGCTTCTGGCATCGCCGCTGGCGGCAGGCAGCGTGGCATCTGCCGCGCATGCTTCAGTGCAAGGCAAAAAGGCCGCAAGCATAAGCGCTGCCCAAAACAGAAATGTATGGCGGATCTGCATACTATTGCCCCAAGTGGAGCCGCCCGCAGGCGGCCCCACCCGATTAAGATTAATGTATTAGAATGTTGCGGTAACACCCATGAAGAAGCTGCGGCCAGGCTCCGGATAATAGGCGCTGTAAGCATATTCCTGATCAAACATGTTCTTCA
This window encodes:
- a CDS encoding ABC transporter substrate-binding protein; amino-acid sequence: MQIRHTFLFWAALMLAAFLPCTEACAADATLPAASGDARSVYCPTPPSAFTLYAFAPELLAAWNTPLRDYEKKFIPPQYHDLPILGGWYGQGFIPDREMLLASGIKKAFYLSMSMHDHLPIEQTLTSLGMQVSSAPGGSMKDMAACFLTMGRLYNREQRGQSLAAYADATLNRVAAAMKNLPAERRTRVYVALEANGLASVCKDSERSEVLEAAGADSVHMCPPGTENAQLKVTFEQVMAYNPDVVLVFHPNLMRRIRTDPQWSALPAVQAGRVYFIPRGPFSWIERPATYMRLMGVQWLANLLHPDLYAVDIKAESRRFMKLFFNLDMNDAQISELFEPYGTF
- a CDS encoding iron ABC transporter permease gives rise to the protein MARSEKILLWLGVMLVAAVLLSLHMGRYPLDMGALCRALADAWAGNTLSPDQKQVLFLFFNLRLPRIVTALLVGASLAVSGSVYQAMFQNPLVSPGILGVQHGAAFGGAVGILAFSSMAATQVLAFIGGALGVGLALFFSMLYPKARFLALLIGGMVSSSFFVALTSLVQYVADPNRQLPEIVFWLMGSLSRTEPRHLAWGAPLMLCALAFICLNGKVVNALSMGDDEAMALGVNSTRMKMQLIAAATLACSLTVVMAGVINWVGLVIPHVMRFICGPDNRLGLLNSALGGALFILLTDSFIRTIWTVELPLGIATSIILLPLFAFSLWYDWKRRYD